CGTCGAGATCTTTTCGCGGGTCGAAGATGCGCTTGGCATGGCGCGCAACACCATCAAGATGGGCCTCATGGATGAGGAGCGCCGCACGACGGTCAATCTCAAGGAATGCATCCGTGCTGCCCGCGAGCGGGTCGTCTTCATCAATACCGGCTTCCTCGACCGCACCGGCGACGAGATCCACACCTCGATGGAAGCAGGCCCGATGATTCGCAAGGGCGACATGCGCCAGGCAGCCTGGATATCGGCCTATGAGAACTGGAACGTCGACATCGGCCTGGAATGCGGCCTCGCCGGCCACGCCCAGATCGGCAAGGGCATGTGGGCAATGCCGGATCTGATGGCGGCGATGCTGGAGCAGAAGATCGCCCATCCGAAGGCCGGCGCCAACACCGCCTGGGTCCCGTCGCCGACCGCCGCGACCCTGCACGCCACCCATTATCACCGGGTCAATGTCGCCAGGGTTCAGCAGGGGCTGAAGGACCGCGCCCGCGCCAAGCTCTCCGACATTCTCTCCGTGCCGGTCGCGGTACGGCCGAACTGGACGCCGGAGGAAATCCAGCGCGAGCTTGACAATAATGCCCAGGGCATCCTCGGCTACGTCGTACGCTGGGTCGATCAGGGCGTCGGCTGCTCGAAGGTGCCCGATATCAACAATGTCGGCCTGATGGAGGATCGCGCCACATTGCGCATCTCGGCCCAGCACATGGCGAACTGGCTGCATCACCAGGTCGTCACCGAGGCTCAGATCGTCGAAACCATGAAGCGCATGGCCGCCGTCGTCGACCGGCAGAACGAGGCGGATCCCCTCTACCAGCCGATGGCCGGTAATTTCGACGGCTCGATCGCCTTCCAGGCCGCCCTCGACCTCGTGCTGAAGGGCAGGGAACAGCCGAACGGCTATACCGAGCCGGTGCTTCATCGTCGCCGCCTCGAGCTGAAGGCGAAGCAGGCCGGTTGAGAGTATAGTTTTGAATATGAAAAGGCCGCCGAGACGACAGTCCGGCGGCCTTTTTTATACCGAATTCGCTATTTAGCTTACTGGATGACGACGACCTTGGACGTGCCCTTGCCGGGACGGACGCGGCTATAAAGATCGATCACGTCCTGGTTCATCAGGCGAATGCAGCCAGAGGAAGCGGCGGTGCCGATCGAGGCCCATTCCGGCGTGCCGTGCAGGCGGAACAGCGTGTCCTTGCCATCCTCGTTGAAGAGATACATGGCGCGCGCGCCGAGCGGATTGCTGAGGCCCGGGCCCATGCCGTCCTCGACATATTTGGCGACGTCAGGGCGGCGAACGGCCATTTCCTTCGGCGGGTGCCAGGTCGGCCATTCCTGCTTCCAGGCGACGTAGGCGGTGCCGGCCCATGCGAAGCCCTGCTTGCCGACGCCGATGCCGTAACGCATCGCCTTGCCGTTGGCGAGGATGTAATAGAGGAAGCGCTCGCGCGTGTTGACGATGATCGTACCCGGGCGCTCGGTGGTCTGGTAGCTGACGACCTGGCGGCGGAACTGCGGCTTGACCCGGTCGATCGGGATCGCCGGCAGAGAGTACCCGGCATCCTTCGTCACGCCATAGGCGTCGTTGAAAATCTGGGCTGTCTGTACGGTCGGGCCTGCGCCCTTGTCGTCGACGGATGCGCTGTCTGAATTTGTGGAGCAACCGGCCAGTGCGAGCGTCGTCAGCAGGCCAAATACCGGGAATGCATTGCGGATGCGCATAGATGACTCTTGAAGTTTTAGGGCAAGGGAGAACAGTCTTTCGACCATCGTTGATTATGGTTTATTTTCGATTAACTTGCGCATTGCAAGGCTACTGCAGCGCGACAAATCCGTCTGCGGCGCAAATTAGAAGCGCATGGTTTTTTTGCAACAACACGCCAGCCCCCACTATGGTTATCCATGACGATTTTGAGTGTTTACAATAACAATCCGTTAATCGATGGCCGGCAATCGGACAGAGCCATGATGGTGCGGCGCGGAACGCAGATTTTGCTGCATGAAATGCGCCATGCCGTGCTGCCCGAACTGCCGCTGGCCAGCGGCCGCCGTGCCGATTTGATCACCGTTTCGGAAAAGGGCGAGGTCTGGATCATCGAAATCAAGACGTCGATCGAGGATTTCAGAGTAGATCGCAAATGGCCGGAATACCGGCTGCACTGCGACCGGCTGTTCTTTGCGACTCACGAAGGTGTGCCGCTCGACATCTTTCCCGAGGAGTGCGGGCTTTTCCTCTCGGACGGTTATGGCGCCCATATGATTCGCGAAGCGCCGGAACACCGTTTGGCTCCGGCCACACGCAAATCCGTCACGCTCAATTTCTCGCGCGCCGCCGCGCAACGGCTGATGATGGCCGAATGGGCGAACGGAAAGCCCTTCACCGTCGATGATGTCTGACGGATGTCTTGGCTATTTCGGCGCGCGTTTGGCGAGGATGCGCTGCAGCGTGCGCCGGTGCATGTTGAGCCGGCGCGCCGTTTCCGAGACGTTGCGCTCGCACATTTCATAGACCCGCTGGATATGTTCCCAGCGCACCCGGTCGGCCGACATCGGGTTCTCGGGAAGCTCGGCCTTTTCGCCCGGCCTCTGCGTCAGCGCCGAAAAGACGTCGTCGGCATCCGCGGGCTTTGCCAGGTAATCGACGGCGCCGAGTTTTACGGCGGTCACTGCGGTTGCGATATTGCCGTAGCCGGTCAGCACGATGATCCTGGTGTCGTCGCGCCGCTGGCGGATCGCTTCGATGACATCGAGCCCATTGCCGTCGCCGAGCCGGAGGTCGACAACCGCATATTTCGGCGGCCTGCCTTTCGATTTCGCCACGCCCTCCGCCACTGATTCGGCCGTTTCCACCTGGAAACCGCGTGTCTCCATCGCCCGGGCCAGCCGGCGCAGGAACGGCCCGTCGTCGTCGACGATCAGCAGGCTGGCGTCGGGACCGATATGGTCTTCATCCCCAGCGGCGAAATTTTCGTGAGTTTGTTCTGTCATCGTCTTGGCCCTGGCGCTTGAACGCCCGATCTGCGTCAACCGCTTATATCCTACTTATGCCGACAAAGTCACTTTGTCGAATTTGCGTCGATCAGCATGCGCGGCCATTCGATCCGGATGCGCGCGCCCGCACTTTCCGGGTCGCGATTCTCGAAAATCAGCGATGCGCCTGAGCGCTCCAGCAGCGTCTTGGCGATGAAAAGCCCGAGCCCAAGGCCGCCCGCCGTATCCTCTTTCTGCCGTTTGGTCATGTAAGGTTCGCCGATCCGCGTCAGAATATCGGGGGCGTAACCGTTGCCGTCGTCCTCGATGACTATCAGCACTTTATCGTGATCATGCTCGACGGTGATCCTCACTTTCTCCCGGGCATAGTCGACGGCGTTTTCGATCAGATTGCCGAGCCCGTACATGATGCCGGCGTTGCGGTCGGTCACAGGCTCGTCCTTGCGCGGGCTCTTTTCGATCAGCTCCAGCGTGATGCCGAATTCCCGGTGGGGCGCTACGATCTCCTCGATCATCGAGGAAAGCGGCAGGCGGCGCATATGCGCTTCGCCTTCCGAAGACAACGTGGTCAGCCGCCGCAGGATGTCGCGGCAGCGCTCGCTCTGGCTGCGCAGCAGCATCACGTCCTCGCGGAAACGATCGTCGTCCTTGAGCTCCCGCTCCATTTCCTTGGCGACGACGCTGATCGTCGCAAGCGGCGTGCCGAGCTCGTGGGCGGCGGCGGCCGCCAGCCCGTCGAGCTGGGAAAGGTGTTTTTCCCGCTGCAGCACCAGTTCGGTCGCAGCCAGCGCATCGGCAAGCTGGCTCGCTTCCAGCGAGACACGGTAGGCATAGAAGGCGGCGAAGGCCATCGTCGAGGCGATCGAGCACCAGACGCCGAACTGCATGACGTTATGGACGTTGATCTCGACACCGTCGAACCACGGTAGCGGAAAGGGCGAAAAGGCAAGCACCGTGATGCAGACCATCGCAAAGCCGATCAGCGCCGTGCTGTAACGGATCGGCTGCGAGGCAAACGAGATGATAACAGGCACGCAGACGAGGGCTGCGAAAGGATTGGCTAGGCCGCCGGTGATGAAGAGTAGCGCGCAGAGCTGCAGAAGATCGAAGCCGAGCAGCGCAAAGGCGGCCGGCGGTCCCAGCCGGTGTGTCGGCGGATAGCGGATCGTCAGGTAGAAATTCACCCAGGCAAGGGCGGCGATCAAAGAGGAGCTGGCAATCAGCGGCAAGGGAAATTTCAGCCAGAAGGCCACGATGAACACCGTCAGCGCCTGTCCGCAGACCGCAAGCCAGCGCAGCCGCACCAGCGTCTGCAGGCGCAGCCTGCGGCTGCTGTGCCGGTCTTCCAGCGTATGGCTTTCCGTCTTGTCAATCATGCCGAGGGCTCCTCAAATGGCCCTCATGTACCACGCGGTTTTGCCCGTGTCGTCGGCAACGCCTCTTCCGGCCGCTCCGGCCAGGGATGCCTAGGATAACGGCCGCGCATATCGGCGCGCACATCCTTCCATGAGCCGGCCCAGAAGCCCGGCAGGTCGCGGGTCGTCTGGATCGGCCGATGCGCCGGCGAGGTCAGTTCAAGCAGCAGCGGCAGACGGCCTCCGGCTATCGCCGGGTGCTGCTTCAGCCCGAACAGCTCCTGCACGCGGATCGTCAGCACCGGCTCCTCGCCCTCATACTGGATCGGATGCCTCTGACCGGTCGGCGCTTCGAAATGGGTCGGCGCAAGTCGGCTAAGGTCGCGCTGCAACGCGTGCGGCACGAGGGACATCAGCCC
This Rhizobium acidisoli DNA region includes the following protein-coding sequences:
- a CDS encoding L,D-transpeptidase — protein: MRIRNAFPVFGLLTTLALAGCSTNSDSASVDDKGAGPTVQTAQIFNDAYGVTKDAGYSLPAIPIDRVKPQFRRQVVSYQTTERPGTIIVNTRERFLYYILANGKAMRYGIGVGKQGFAWAGTAYVAWKQEWPTWHPPKEMAVRRPDVAKYVEDGMGPGLSNPLGARAMYLFNEDGKDTLFRLHGTPEWASIGTAASSGCIRLMNQDVIDLYSRVRPGKGTSKVVVIQ
- a CDS encoding MmcB family DNA repair protein; protein product: MTILSVYNNNPLIDGRQSDRAMMVRRGTQILLHEMRHAVLPELPLASGRRADLITVSEKGEVWIIEIKTSIEDFRVDRKWPEYRLHCDRLFFATHEGVPLDIFPEECGLFLSDGYGAHMIREAPEHRLAPATRKSVTLNFSRAAAQRLMMAEWANGKPFTVDDV
- a CDS encoding ActR/PrrA/RegA family redox response regulator transcription factor; amino-acid sequence: MTEQTHENFAAGDEDHIGPDASLLIVDDDGPFLRRLARAMETRGFQVETAESVAEGVAKSKGRPPKYAVVDLRLGDGNGLDVIEAIRQRRDDTRIIVLTGYGNIATAVTAVKLGAVDYLAKPADADDVFSALTQRPGEKAELPENPMSADRVRWEHIQRVYEMCERNVSETARRLNMHRRTLQRILAKRAPK
- a CDS encoding ActS/PrrB/RegB family redox-sensitive histidine kinase, which translates into the protein MIDKTESHTLEDRHSSRRLRLQTLVRLRWLAVCGQALTVFIVAFWLKFPLPLIASSSLIAALAWVNFYLTIRYPPTHRLGPPAAFALLGFDLLQLCALLFITGGLANPFAALVCVPVIISFASQPIRYSTALIGFAMVCITVLAFSPFPLPWFDGVEINVHNVMQFGVWCSIASTMAFAAFYAYRVSLEASQLADALAATELVLQREKHLSQLDGLAAAAAHELGTPLATISVVAKEMERELKDDDRFREDVMLLRSQSERCRDILRRLTTLSSEGEAHMRRLPLSSMIEEIVAPHREFGITLELIEKSPRKDEPVTDRNAGIMYGLGNLIENAVDYAREKVRITVEHDHDKVLIVIEDDGNGYAPDILTRIGEPYMTKRQKEDTAGGLGLGLFIAKTLLERSGASLIFENRDPESAGARIRIEWPRMLIDANSTK